In one window of Miscanthus floridulus cultivar M001 chromosome 12, ASM1932011v1, whole genome shotgun sequence DNA:
- the LOC136497923 gene encoding large ribosomal subunit protein P2A-like, protein MKFIAAYLLAVLGGNLSPSAEDLAAILESVGCEVDNEKMELLLSQLSGKDITELIAAGREKFASVPCGGGGVAVAAAAPAAGGAAPAAEAKKEEKVEEKEESDDDMGFSLFD, encoded by the exons ATGAAGTTTATTGCTGCCTACCTGCTTGCTGTCCTCGGTGGGAACCTCAGCCCCTCTGCTGAGGACTTGGCAGCCATTCTGGAGTCAG TTGGCTGTGAAGTTGACAATGAAAAGATGGAACTCCTGCTGTCCCAACTGAGCGGTAAGGACATTACCGAGCTCATTGCTGCAGGCAGGGAGAAGTTTGCTTCAGTCCCATGTGGCGGTGGTGGTGTGGCTGTCGCGGCAGCTGCCCCTGCTGCTGGCGGAGCTGCTCCTGCAGCTGAggcaaagaaagaagagaaggtgGAAGAGAAGGAAGAAAGTGATGAT GACATGGGCTTCAGCCTCTTTGACTAA